The DNA sequence CACCCCCGGACAGCCGGGAGCGTCAGGGTCGGCCGGAGTCGGCCGGGAGCGGACACGGCGGCGGGAGCGGCGGGCGGCCCGGAGTCGGCCGGGAGCGGCCGGAGTGGGCGGCGGGCGGCCGGAAACGGACACGGCGGCAGAACGGCAGACGGCCGGGGCGGCGAGGCGAGGAGGAGCGGGGCGGGGGCGGCCGCGCCCGTCCGCGGTGGGGCTCGTTGCGGCCCGCAGGCCACAGCGAGCCGCGGCGGGCGTGTCCTACCGCGCCGCCTGCGCGGCGGGCGGGCCCTGTCACTCCGGGAGCGGGACGGCCCACACCAGGCGGGTGCCACCGTTGGGGGGCTCGCTCAGCTTCAGCTCGCCGCCCAGCTTCTCGGCGCGCTCGGCCAGGTTCCGCAGTCCGCTGCGCCGGCCGCCCCCGGGGATGCCCACCCCGTCGTCCGTGACGGTGAGGGTCAGCCGACCGGACGCCACGACCAGCGATATCTCGGCGGCACCGGCCCGTGCGTGGCGGGCGACGTTGGACAGCGCCTCGGCGAGGACGGCCACCATGTCGTCCGCGACGGAGTGCGGCACATCGGTGTCGACCAGTCCCTCGGTGCGCAGCGAGGGGGTGAAGCCGAGCGCGGGCACGGCCTCCTCGATGGTCTTGGCCGTACGGACCCGCAGCCCCTGGACGGCGGGGCCCGCCTCGTGCGAGCGCAGTCCGAAGATGGTCGAGCGGATGATCTTGATGGTGTCGTCCAGGTCGTCCACCACCCGCAGCAGTCGTTCGGAGCCCTCCGGGTGCTGGACGAAGCGCAGGGTGGACTGGAGCGTCATCCCGGCGGCGAACAGCCGCTGGATGGCCAGGTCGTGCAGATCGCGGGCGATCCGGTCGCGGTCCTCGAGCAGGGCGAGCTGCTCGGCGTCACGCCGCCGCTCGGCCAGTTTCATCGCGATCGCCGCCTGGCCGGCGAAGCCCAGCAGGGTATCGGTCTCGATCTGGGTGAAGGCGGGGCTGTCCGCCGTACGGGCCAGCGAGAGCACCCCGCCCACTCCGTCGCTCGTCCGCATCGGTACCGCGACGGCCGGGCCGAGCCCCTCCCAGCGCTGCGGTCCGGCGGTGATCCGCGGATCGTTCTGGACATCGGTGCTGGTGACCGGCTCGGAGGCGGTGAAGGCCGCCCCGCCGAAGGTGCCCTTGCGGGGCAGCACCAGACCGCGGTGGGCCTCGGCCTCGGTCCCCGCCGCCAGCGCGACCTGGAGCTCGTCGGAGCCGGCCACCGGCAGCATCAGCACGCCCAGATCGGCGGAGAGGATCCGGCGGGCGTGCTCGACGATCAGCTCCAGGACCGTGGTCTCGTCCACTCCGGACAGCAGACTGCGGGTGACCTCGGCGTTCGCCTCCAGCCAGCGCTGGCGGTGGCGGGTCTCCTCGTACAGCCGGGCGTTCTCGATGGCCACTCCGGCGGCCACGGCCAGGGTGGACAGCACCGTCTCGTCCTCGCCGTCGAACTCCTCACCGCCCCGCTTCCCGGTGAGGTGGAGATGGCCGAAGACCTCGTCCCGCACCCGGATGGGCACTTCCAAGGAGGACCGCACCGGCGGGCGGTTCGGCGGAAGGCCGTGGCAGGCCGGATGCTCCGAATTCCCGTCCGGCGGCAGCGGCTGCGGCTGCGGCTGCGGCAGCGGGTGGCGGATCAGCTCCCCCAGGACGCCGTGGCCGGACGGCAGCCGCCCGGTCGGCTCGGTCCGCTCCTCGGCCACGCCCGCCGGGACGGAGGCGGCCAGCCGCTGATCGTCGCCGATCACGCTCAGCGCCCCGTGTTCGGCGTCCACCAGCACCACCGCGGCCTCGACGATCCTCCGCAGCACATGCGACAGATCCAGCTCCCGGCCCACCGAAAGAACCGCCTCCAGCAGGCTGTGCACCCGGTCCTGCGTGCCGCGCACACCGTCGATGCGCCCCTGTAGCTCTTCCAGCAGTTCGTCCAGCCGTAGCCGGGGCGGGTACTCCGTACTCCTCGCGCTCTCCATACCCACGGTGCCTCCGTCGGCCTCACCGCGCTCGGCGCGGCATTCCGCACGGCCCTCACTCTCTTCACGGTAGCCGCGCCCGGCGGCCGGTGAGTGCCGTGCACCGGGATGACCTGGTCGGGCGGGTCGCGCCCCCGGGTCACCCGAGCGCGGGGCCCGCCCCCTCCGGCCCCCGGACCAGCTCTTCGAGCCGGTCAAGGAAGATCCGCTGCTTCGCCACGATCTTCCGGCGGGCCTCGTCCGGGCCGAACCAGGCGACCCGGTCGACCTCGGGGAATTCCCGTATCCGGCCGGAACCCCTCGGCCACTCCATGGCGAACGTGCCGGGAGAGATCCCCTCCGGATCGAGATCGCCCTTCAGCGCCCAGACGGTGACGTACTTGCCCCCGGTCTGGGTCACGGAACCGAGCGGCATCAGCCCACCGTCGGGCGGCGGCGTGCCGAGCTCCTCCTCGAACTCCCGGCGCGCGGCGGCCTCCGGGGTCTCGTCCCCGTCGTACTCCCCCTTGGGCACCGTCCAGGCGCCCTCGTCCTTCGCGGCCCAGAACGGGCCGCCCATATGGGCGAGCAGAACTTCAACGGCCGGGTCGGCCGGGCCCGTACCCCGGTACAGCAGGATTCCGGCGCTGCGCTTACGCGTCACAGCGCCCAGTGTGCGCCCACGCGCCCACACCCCACAGTCGGCGGGCCGGGTCCGCCGGTCAGCCCTTGCGGGCGTATCCGAGGTAGGTGACCAGCGGCCGGGCGTCCGGGGCGAGGACGAAGTCGACGATCGGCGGGATCTGCTCATCGCTGATCCGCCCCCGGCGGCGCGCCATGGTGGCCTTGACCAGGCTGCGCGGGTCCTTGGGCTTGAAGTCGCAGATGTCCTCGTTGCGCAGGCCGTGCCGGTCCAGCGCGGTGGTCAGCTCGGCGGGGGTGCGCAGCCGCGCCGCCGTATAGCGGCCGGCCGGCATGATCCGGGTCATCGGGAGGCGCTGGAAGGCGCCGAGGTAGATCAGCCGGGAGAGCAGGGTGCGGTTGACGGTGTCGTAGATCAGCACACCGCCGGGCCGCAGCACCCGGGCGGCCTCCGCCAGCACCCGGTCCAGCTCCGGGGTGATCTCGAAGGTGTCGGCGTAGTAGGCGAGGTCGAACGCGCCGTCGGCGAGGCCGAGTTCCTCGGCGGGCGCGGTGCGGTACTCGATCCCCGAGTGCCCGCCCTCGCTCGCAGCGCCCGCAGCGCCCGCCTCGCGCGCCATCTCGGTGGCGGTGGCGGAGGGGTCGACCGCGACGACGCCGAAGCCGAGACCGGCCAGCCCGCGGGCCAGCAGCCCGCGGCCGCTGCCCACGACCAGGGCACGGCTGCCGGACGCGGACAGGCCCACGCGCTCGACGGTGGTGCGGACGTATTCCAGGCGGGTGTCCTGGAAGGAGACGGCCCTGATCTGACGGCCGTCGACGGCCTCGGGCGACCGTGAGTCCAGTTCGATGTGCGGGGCGGCGGCCATCGTCTTCTCCCTCACGCGTGTGCGGACACGGGTGTGCGGATTCACCGGTACCTGGGGTCGCCGCCCGGACGGACCGGACGGGTTCCCCGAGGAAACCTAACATCATGAGTTCCCTCAGGGAACTCGGGTAGGCTCGTGTCATGACCCGTACTCCGCTCGCCGACGTGGCCTGTTCGATCGCCCGCGCCACCGATCTGTTCGGCGACGCCTGGACGGCGCTGATCATGCGAGATGTGCTCACCGGGGTCACCCGCTTCGACGA is a window from the Streptomyces luomodiensis genome containing:
- a CDS encoding sensor histidine kinase — translated: MESARSTEYPPRLRLDELLEELQGRIDGVRGTQDRVHSLLEAVLSVGRELDLSHVLRRIVEAAVVLVDAEHGALSVIGDDQRLAASVPAGVAEERTEPTGRLPSGHGVLGELIRHPLPQPQPQPLPPDGNSEHPACHGLPPNRPPVRSSLEVPIRVRDEVFGHLHLTGKRGGEEFDGEDETVLSTLAVAAGVAIENARLYEETRHRQRWLEANAEVTRSLLSGVDETTVLELIVEHARRILSADLGVLMLPVAGSDELQVALAAGTEAEAHRGLVLPRKGTFGGAAFTASEPVTSTDVQNDPRITAGPQRWEGLGPAVAVPMRTSDGVGGVLSLARTADSPAFTQIETDTLLGFAGQAAIAMKLAERRRDAEQLALLEDRDRIARDLHDLAIQRLFAAGMTLQSTLRFVQHPEGSERLLRVVDDLDDTIKIIRSTIFGLRSHEAGPAVQGLRVRTAKTIEEAVPALGFTPSLRTEGLVDTDVPHSVADDMVAVLAEALSNVARHARAGAAEISLVVASGRLTLTVTDDGVGIPGGGRRSGLRNLAERAEKLGGELKLSEPPNGGTRLVWAVPLPE
- a CDS encoding NUDIX domain-containing protein, which encodes MTRKRSAGILLYRGTGPADPAVEVLLAHMGGPFWAAKDEGAWTVPKGEYDGDETPEAAARREFEEELGTPPPDGGLMPLGSVTQTGGKYVTVWALKGDLDPEGISPGTFAMEWPRGSGRIREFPEVDRVAWFGPDEARRKIVAKQRIFLDRLEELVRGPEGAGPALG
- a CDS encoding methyltransferase domain-containing protein, with translation MAAAPHIELDSRSPEAVDGRQIRAVSFQDTRLEYVRTTVERVGLSASGSRALVVGSGRGLLARGLAGLGFGVVAVDPSATATEMAREAGAAGAASEGGHSGIEYRTAPAEELGLADGAFDLAYYADTFEITPELDRVLAEAARVLRPGGVLIYDTVNRTLLSRLIYLGAFQRLPMTRIMPAGRYTAARLRTPAELTTALDRHGLRNEDICDFKPKDPRSLVKATMARRRGRISDEQIPPIVDFVLAPDARPLVTYLGYARKG